A part of Aspergillus flavus chromosome 1, complete sequence genomic DNA contains:
- a CDS encoding mitochondrial glycerol-3-phosphate dehydrogenase (unnamed protein product), with amino-acid sequence MAARHSRRLLRPLLYTSAAAAAGAGVLYISYRPRNIPGSEAPAVPPPGYHEGKLVPPSFPSIKSRLEQIQDLKRSSSGDDSDVYDLLIIGAGATGSGIALDAATRGLKVAVVERDDFSSGTSSKSTKLVHGGVRYLEKAVWELDYNQYKLVKEALRERKYFLNTAPHLSSWLPIMVPVQKWWQAPYFWVGTKFYDYLAGSEGIESSYFLPKSKAIDAFPMLRKDNMIGAMVYYDGAHNDSRMNVSLAMTAALYGSTVVNHMQVTGLTKDASGNLNGARVKDIIPGKNGQEEGEFTIRAKGIINATGPFTDSIRKMDEPDVKEIVAPSSGVHVILPGYYSPSDMGLIDPSTSDGRVIFFLPWQGNTIAGTTDQPTEITTQPEPSEKDINWILSEVRGYLAPDINVERSDVLAAWSGIRPLVRDPKVKSSEALVRNHLITVSPSGLLTCAGGKWTTYRQMAEEAVDEAINVFNLKPRHVSQVPDISGVGGSGLVADGAVLDGSCQTHQVRLIGAHGYSKTLFINLIQHFGLETDVAQHLTQSYGDRAWQVAALSSPTNARFPVRGQRISALYPFIDGEVRYAVRHEYAQTAVDVIARRTRLAFLNAEAALEALPNIIDLMSEELNWDNKRKDLEWKESVSFLSSMGLPKNFLGLSRAQVEAGKVKQVDSAEHQASSRTDPPADVLNSDLHPETSVASEASSRLISSESAANK; translated from the exons ATGGCCGCTCGTCATTCCCGCAGACTTTTGCGGCCTCTGCTTTATACTTCGGCCGCAGCGGCTGCAGGAGCTGGTGTTCTGTATATCTCCTACCGTCCCCGCAACATCCCTGGCTCGGAAGCTCCGGCTGTACCACCCCCTGGTTATCATGAGGGGAAACTTGTGCCTCCGAGCTTTCCCTCAATCAAGTCGCGTCTGGAACAGATTCAGGACTTGAAACGCAGTTCCAGTGGTGATGATTCAGACGTGTATGACCTCCTTATTATCGGTGCAGGCGCCACTGGGTCAGGAATCGCTTTAGACGCAGCGACACGAGGTTTAAAGGTAGCGGTTGTCGAAAGAGACGACTTCAGCTCTGGGACAAGCAGTAAGAGCACGAAACTGGTACACGGTGGCGTCCGCTACTTGGAAAAGGCCGTGTGGGAGCTAGATTACAACCA GTACAAACTTGTCAAGGAAGCCTTGAGGGAGCGCAAATACTTTTTGAACACTGCTCCTCACCTCTCCAGCTGGCTTCCTATCATGGTTCCCGTTCAGAAGTGGTGGCAAGCTCCCTATTTCTGGGTTGGTACCAAGTTTTATGACTACTTGGCTGGGTCGGAGGGAATTGAGAGCTCCTACTTCCTGCCTAAAAGCAAGGCAATTGATGCTTTTCCTATGCTGAGAAAAGATAATATGATTGGTGCCATGGTTTACTACG ATGGCGCCCACAACGACTCTCGGATGAACGTGTCTCTTGCGATGACAGCTGCATTGTATGGAAGCACTGTTGTCAATCACATGCAGGTCACTGGCCTCACCAAAGATGCCTCGGGTAACTTGAATGGGGCGCGAGTGAAAGATATCATACCAGGAAAGAATGGccaagaggaaggagaattTACTATACGGGCCAAGGGCATCATCAATGCGACCGGCCCCTTCACCGATTCCATCAGAAAGATGGACGAGCCTGACGTGAAAGAAATTGTCGCACCTAGCTCTGGTGTCCATGTTATTTTACCTGGATATTATAGTCCTTCGGACATGGGTCTCATTGACCCTTCAACGTCCGATGGCCGTgttatcttcttccttccatgGCAGGGAAACACAATTGCTGGGACCACTGATCAACCTACCGAAATCACGACTCAACCCGAGCCGTCTGAAAAGGACATCAACTGGATTCTGTCAGAAGTCCGTGGCTACTTAGCCCCTGATATCAACGTTGAGCGGAGCGATGTGCTGGCAGCATGGTCTGGAATTCGGCCTTTGGTTCGTGATCCTAAAGTGAAGAGCTCCGAAGCATTGGTTCGCAACCATCTGATTACTGTTTCTCCGTCCGGGCTGTTAACATGTGCGGGAGGAAAATGGACGACTTACCGCCAAatggcagaagaagctgtAGATGAGGCGATTAATGTTTTCAACCTGAAGCCCCGGCATGTCTCCCAGGTTCCAGATATTAGTGGTGTCGGAGGCAGCGGCTTGGTGGCTGATGGTGCTGTTCTTGACGGGTCTTGTCAGACACACCAGGTCCGCTTGATTGGGGCCCACGGTTACTCCAAAACACTATTTATCAACCTCATTCAACATTTTGGTCTTGAGACCGATGTGGCCCAGCATCTAACGCAATCATATGGTGATCGCGCTTGGCAGGTGGCAGCTTTGTCTTCACCGACAAACGCCCGCTTCCCTGTTCGCGGTCAACGTATTTCTGCGTTATACCCGTTTATCGATGGCGAGGTTCGCTATGCTGTTCGCCATGAATATGCTCAAACTGCCGTTGATGTCATTGCTCGCAGAACTCGATTGGCATTCCTCAACGCTGAGGCAGCACTTGAAGCCCTTCCCAATATCATCGACTTGATGAGCGAGGAACTCAATTGGgataacaaaagaaaagacctcGAGTGGAAAGAGAGTGTTAGCTTCCTTTCGTCCATGGGGCTTCCCAAGAATTTCCTTGGATTGTCCAGGGCGCAGGTCGAGGCGGGCAAAGTGAAGCAAGTGGATTCTGCGGAACACCAAGCGTCCTCCAGAACTG ACCCCCCCGCAGATGTGCTCAATAGCGACCTCCACCCCGAGACTTCCGTGGCTTCTGAAGCATCAAGTCGCTTGATAAGTTCAGAATCTGCTGCAAACAAATAG
- a CDS encoding cytochrome protein (phenylacetate 2-hydroxylase), protein MAITATLFSIQKSLIHTPLQSIAIAALFTSCLYFIVNEFIRAFSRVPGFKGPRGLPLIGNIAQIRKNAAEQYRIWSKTYGPVYQIQLGNIPVIVVNSAVSAKAIFGQNAQALSSRPEFYTFHKIVSNTAGTTIGTSPYSDSLKRRRKGAASALNRPSVESYVSHLDAESKAFVAELLKYGEGGNVPVDPMAMIQRLSLSLALTLNWGVRVVSQEEDLFNEITHVEEEISKFRSTTGNLQDYIPLLRLNPFNTNSKKAKEMRDRRDKYLNGLNRDLDDRMEKGIHKPCIQANVILDQEAKLNSEELTSISLTMLSGGLDTVTTLVAWSIGLLAKRPDIQDKAAEAILNMYGPNQPMCDAADDQRCAYVAALVRECLRYFTVLRLALPRTSIRDITYGGNIIPKGTVFFLNSWACNMDPDTWSDPEEFRPERWLEQPDAPLFTYGLGYRMCAGSLLANRELYLIFMRTINSFRIEPYDEIDWHPVHGNADPTSLVAIPKKYKVRFIPRDNKVLEDVLGSAFSLKRVI, encoded by the exons ATGGCCATAACAGCAACTCTGTTCTCCATACAGAAAAGTCTTATTCATACCCCTCTACAGTCAATAGCTATAGCGGCCCTATTCACCTCCTGTCTCTATTTCATTGTCAATGAATTCATCCGTGCTTTCTCTCGTGTTCCAGGATTCAAGGGGCCTCGTGGTCTACCTTTAATTGGGAACATCGCCCAAATTCGCAAGAACGCCGCTGAACAGTATCGCATATGGTCCAAGACCTACGGACCCGTTTATCAGATTCAATTGGGGAATATTCCGGTTATTGTTGTGAACTCTGCCGTCTCTGCAAAGGCAATCTTTGGGCAGAATGCACAGGCCCTAAGCTCAAGGCCTGAGTTTTACACATTCCATAAA ATCGTGTCCAACACTGCTGGCACAACCATTGGGACTTCCCCCTACAGCGATTCGCTGAAAAGACGTAGGAAGGGTGCCGCCTCAGCACTTAACCGACCGTCGGTGGAGTCCTATGTCTCGCATCTGGATGCAGAGTCCAAAGCATTCGTGGCGGAACTTCTTAAGTATGGAGAGGGCGGGAACGTACCAGTGGATCCCATGGCGATGATCCAACGCCTCAGTCTGAGTTTGGCTTTGACGCTCAACTGGGGTGTGCGTGTGGTATCACAGGAAGAGGACTTGTTCAACGAGATCACCCAcgtggaggaggagataAGCAAATTTAGGAGCACCACCGGCAATCTACAAGATTACATACCTCTCTTGCGGCTAAACCCCTTCAATACTAACtcgaagaaagccaaggagATGAGAGATCGGCGAGATAAATACCTCAATGGACTCAACCGTGATCTAGACGATCGAATGGAGAAAGGAATCCACAAACCCTGTATCCAAGCCAATGTCATCCTTGATCAGGAAGCGAAGTTGAACTCAGAAGAACTTACCTCTATCAGCTTGACTATGCTCTCAGGAGGGCTTGATACTGTTACTACGCTTGTGGCTTGGAGTATTGGCCTCCTCGCTAAACGCCCAGACATCCAAGACAAAGCTGCAGAAGCGATTCTGAATATGTATGGCCCTAACCAACCAATGTGCGATGCTGCAGATGATCAGAGATGCGCATACGTTGCTGCACTGGTAAGAGAGTGTCTAAG GTACTTTACGGTCCTTCGTCTGGCCCTCCCTCGGACATCGATCAGAGATATTACATACGGCGGCAATATAATTCCCAAGGGTactgttttctttctaaaTTCGTGGGCTTGTAATATGG ATCCCGATACCTGGAGCGACCCGGAGGAGTTTAGGCCAGAAAGATGGCTTGAACAGCCCGATGCACCTTTATTCACCTACGGGCTAGGCTACCGCATGTGTGCAGGCTCACTCCTTGCTAACCGCGAACTGTATTTGATCTTCATGCGCACCATTAATAGCTTCAGGATTGAACCATATGACGAGATCGATTGGCACCCTGTCCATGGCAATGCAGATCCTACAAGCCTAGTCGCAATCCCGAAAAAGTATAAGGTCAGGTTTATTCCTCGAGACAATAAAGTGCTTGAGGATGTTCTTGGTTCAGCGTTTTCCTTGAAGCGTGTTATATGA